The DNA segment TAGTCACAGGCCTTGAGCGGGTCGGCGACGTGGTGCAGGTTGACTTCGAACTGCGCCGGGGCGCTTTCCTTGACGATGGCGTCGGCCGGAATCCCCTGCTCTTTGGCCCCTTCGAGGATGTCCTGCAGGCAGTCGGCGTATTCGTCGAGGTCGTCGATCAGGTAAACCTGGGTCGACTGTGGGCGTTTGCCGGAAATCGGCGAGCGCGGCGGTTGTGGGCGGCCATTCACGTTCTCCTGGTCGATCAGGTAGAACTCCAGCTCGAAGGCGGCGCAGATGGTCAGGCCCAATTCATCGAACTTGCTCACTACCTGACGCAGCACTTCACGTGGATCGGCGAAGAACGGCTCGCCTTCGATCTCGTGCATGGTCATAAGCAGCTGAGCGGTCGGGCGTTTTTGCCAGGGCTCGTTGGACAGCGTGTCAGGGATCGGATAGCAGATGCGGTCCGCATCGCCGATGTCCAGACCCAGGCCCGTGCTTTCAACGGTAGAGCCGTTGATGTCGAGGGCAAAAAGGGAGGCCGGCAGGTTAATGCCTTTCTCGTAAACCTTGTGGAGGCTGGTGCGCTCAATGCGCTTGCCGCGCACCACACCATTCATATCTGCAATCAGAAGGTCAACGTAGAGAACCTCAGGATGTTCCTTAAGGAACGCGTTCGCTTCGTTAAGCTGAACGGCACGCGGGGGTACCGACATGATGCAACACCTTTGTTGTTAAAAATATCAATCAAGGGGGGCTTGCAACCCCAGTCAATCGGAAAGACCTACTGAAGTCAAGCCAACCCCATGATGCCCTGAAATGGCACATCGACGGCCGATTTGCTGCATATCGGGGCGTGCCATTATCCGCTATTTTCCCTCGGAAGGGTTATCTCACGCGGGCCGTGTTTTATTTTTTACGGAGATGTTGTGTAAAAAAATGAACAAGGCTAAGCTCGGCCTCAACCCAAAACACAATAATACGAGGGTCACATGGTCCGCTTGCCGCGACCTGCACGTGCTGCCTGCGCAGCGCTTTCAGGTACCCGTTCCGCTCGCCGCAAGGTCTTCGCGCACAGCGCCGTAGACGTCGATGCCCTGGCCGCAATAATTGACGGTCGGCACGGTCCATTCACCTTAAGTAGCAGTTTACTGCACGCCTTTCGTTTTTCCTGCCCTTCGAATGCTTCATGGATACACGCCTTGCGCGGGTATCCAGTGACGTCCTGCGCGCGCCGCTTTGCTTTGCCACGGCAGTGCATCCAGAATCAATGCGTGGGTCTGCTGCGGCCATTGCAGCCGAGCAGCGTCCACCTTGATCGACGCCAGGCGTCAGTAGCGCCCGACATACTCCAGCCGGGCCACCTTACCTCCTGAGGTATTTATGAGTAACAACCTCGACCAGCTCACCGATTGGTTGAAAGAGCACAAGATCACCGAAGTGGAATGCCTGATCAGTGACCTGACCGGCATCACCCGCGGCAAGATCTCGCCGACCAACAAGTTCATCGCCGAAAAAGGCATGCGCCTGCCCGAGAGCGTATTGCTGCAGACCGTGACCGGCGACTACGTCGACGATGACATCTATTACGAGCTGCTGGATCCTGCCGATATCGACATGATCTGCCGTCCCGACGAGAACGCGGTGTTTCTCGTGCCATGGGCCATCGAACCGACCGCCCAGGTGATCCACGACACCTACGACAAGAAGGGCAATCCGGTCGAGCTGTCGCCGCGCAACGTATTGAAGAAAGTGCTCAAGCTCTACGCTGACAAGGGCTGGCAGCCGATTGTCGCACCAGAGATGGAGTTCTACCTGACCAAGCGCAGCGAAGACCCGGACTTCCCGCTGCAACCGCCAGTCGGCCGTTCGGGCCGCCCGGAAACCGGCCGCCAGTCGTTCTCGATCGAGGCTGCCAACGAATTCGACCCGCTGTTCGAAGACGTCTACGACTGGTGCGAACTGCAGCAGCTGGACCTCGACACGTTGATCCACGAAGACGGCACGGCGCAGATGGAGATCAACTTCCGTCACGGTAACGCCCTGCACCTGGCTGACCAGATCCTGGTGTTCAAGCGCACCATGCGCGAGGCCGCGCTCAAGCACAACGTCGCCGCCACCTTCATGGCCAAGCCCATGACCGGCGAGCCCGGCAGCGCCATGCACCTGCACCAGAGCGTGGTCGATGCGCACACCGGCAAGAATATCTTCTCCAATGAAGATGGCAGCATGAGTGAGCTGTTCCTCAACCACATTGGCGGCCTGCAGAAGTTCATCCCCTACGTGCTGCCGCTGTTCGCCCCCAACGTCAACTCGTTCCGTCGCTTCCTGCCCGACACCTCGGCACCGGTCAACGTCGAGTGGGGCGAAGAGAACCGCACTGTGGGGCTGCGCGTGCCCGATGCCGGTCCGCAGAATCGCCGGGTGGAAAACCGCCTGCCGGGCGCCGATGCCAACCCCTACCTGGCGATTGCCGCCAGCCTGCTGTGCGGCTACATCGGCATGGTCGAAGGCATCAACCCGAGCGCGCCGGTCCAGGGCCGGGGTTACGAGCGGCGCAACCTGCGCCTGCCGCTGACCCTCGAAGATGCCCTTGAGCGAATGGAGAACTGCCAGGACCTGGAGAAATACCTGGGCAAGAAATTCATTACCGGCTACGTCGCGACCAAGCGCGCCGAGCATGAAAATTTCAAACGGGTAATCAGCTCCTGGGAACGTGAGTTCCTGCTGTTTGCCGTCTGATCAACCCTGGGGCCGCAGGAGCGCGGCTGTCGCAAAACGGAGAAGCACATGAGCGTCAACAACCCGCAAACCCGTGATTGGCAAACCCTGAGCAGTGAGCACCACCTGGCACCTTTCAGCGACTACAAGCAGCTGAAAGAGAAAGGTCCGCGCATCATCACCAAGGCCCAGGGCGTGCATTTGTGGGACAGCGAGGGGCACAAGATCCTCGACGGCATGGCTGGGCTGTGGTGCGTGGCGGTCGGTTATGGCCGAGAAGAACTGGTGCAAGCGGCCGAGAAGCAGATGCGCGAGCTGCCGTACTACAACCTGTTCTTCCAGACCGCCCACCCGCCCGCGCTGGAGCTGGCCAAGGCGATCACCGACGTGGCCCCCAAGGGCATGACCCATGTGTTCTTCACCGGCTCCGGCTCCGAAGGCAATGACACCGTGCTACGCATGGTCCGCCATTACTGGGCACTCAAGGGCAAGCCGCACAAGCAGACCATCATCGGCCGCATCAACGGCTACCACGGCTCCACCGTTGCTGGCGCAAGCCTTGGCGGCATGAGCGGCATGCATGAGCAGGGCGGCTTGCCGATCCCGGGCATCGTGCATATCCCGCAGCCGTACTGGTTCGGTGAAGGCGGCGAGATGAGCCCGGACGATTTCGGCGTGTGGGCTGCCGAGCAGTTGGAGAAAAAGATTCTCGAGGTCGGCGAAGACAACGTCGCCGCCTTCATTGCCGAGCCGATCCAGGGCGCTGGCGGGGTGATCATTCCGCCACAAACCTACTGGCCGAAGGTGAAAGAGATCCTCGCCAAGTACGACATCCTGTTCGTCGCTGACGAAGTGATCTGCGGCTTCGGCCGTACCGGCGAGTGGTTCGGCTCCGATTACTACGACCTCAAGCCCGACCTGATGACCATCGCCAAGGGCCTGACCTCCGGTTACATCCCCATGGGCGGTGTGATCGTGCGTGACACTGTGGCCAAGGTGCTCAGCGAAGGCGGCGATTTCAACCACGGCTTCACCTATTCCGGCCACCCGGTGGCGGCGGCGGTAGGCCTGGAAAACCTGCGCATTCTACGTGACGAGAAAATCGTCGAGAAAGCCAAGACAGAAGCGGCACCGTATTTGCAGAAACGTCTGCGTGAGCTACAGGACCACCCACTGGTGGGCGAAGTGCGCGGCCTGGGTCTGCTCGGCGCGATCGAGCTGGTCAAGGACAAGGCGACTCGCAGCCGTTACGAGGGCAAGGGCGTGGGCATGATCTGCCGAAACTTCTGCTTCGAGAACGGCCTGGTGATGCGCGCGGTAGGCGACACCATGATCATTGCGCCGCCGCTGGTGATCAGCCATGCCGAGATCGACGAGCTGGTGGAAAAGGCACGTAAATGCCTGGACTTGACCCTTCAAGCGGTGAAATGACCACCTGCTACGCTAGCGTTGTGACATTAAGCGGTTACAAGGCCCTGCTTTCCTTGAAACAGCGCCTTGTAACTTGCCAGACTAGCGACTGTTTCAGTCGCCCAACGCGTGTACTGCGGGACCTGGCAGCTGAACGGATGGCTAATTAAAAAAATCTGGAGCATGACGCATGAAGAAAATGGGCAAGACGTTGCTGGCCGCAGCCCTGATGGGTGCCATGGCCACTGCTGTTCAGGCTGAAGACAAGGTGTTGAACGTCTACAACTGGTCGGACTACATCGCGCCGGACACCATCGCCAAGTTCGAGAAACAGTCTGGTATCAAGGTCAAGTACGACGTCTTCGACAGCAACGAGACCCTCGAAGCCAAGCTGCTGGCGGGCAAGTCGGGCTACGACGTGGTCGTGCCGTCCAACAACTTCCTGGCCAAGCAGATCAAGGCTGGCGTCTACGAAGAACTGGACCGTTCCAAGCTGCCGAACTGGAAGAACCTCGACGAAGACCTGCTCAAGGCCGTCGGTGACGCCAGCGACCCGGGCAACAAATACGCCTTCCCCTACATGTGGGGCTCGATCGGCATTGGCTACAACCCAGAGAAGGTCAAGGCCGCGCTGGGCGTGGACAAGATCGACTCGTGGGACGCCGTGTTCAAGCCAGAGAACATCGCCAAGCTCAAGAGCTGCGGCGTGAGCTTCCTGGATGCGCCGACCGAAATGCTTCCGGCTGCGCTGCACTACCTGGGCAAGCCGAGCAACAGCATGAACAAGGAAGACTTGAAGGCTGCTGAAGACCTGTTCCTGAGCATCCGTCCTTCGATCACCTATTTCCACTCGTCCAAGTACATCGGTGACCTGGCCAACGGCAACATCTGCGTAGCGGTCGGCTACTCGGGTGACCTGGAGCAGTCCAAGGCCCGTGCCCACGAGGCCGGTGACAAGGTCAAGCTGGACTACATCATTCCTAAAGAAGGTGCCGGCACCTTCTATGACATGGTCGCCATTCCCAAGGATGCCGAGCATAAGGAAGCCGCCTACAAGTTCATGGACTTCCTGTTGCAGCCTGAAGTCATGGCCGAGATCACCAATGCCGTGCGCTTCCCGAACGGCAACAAGGCCGCGACCCAGTTCGTCGACAAAGACATCACCAGCGACCCCAGCATCTATCCACCAGCCGACGTGAAAAAGCAGCTGTACGCCATTGCCGCTCCAGAAGCTGCAGCCCAGCGCCTGATCACCCGTAGCTGGACCAAGATCAAGTCGGGCAAGTAAGCCTGTGCTCAAGCCCTCTGCGCCGGGGTTCTCCGGCTCAGGGTGGCTGTAAGGCAAATAAGTTTGCGGCATCGAGGCTGCAACGGTAAGTTGCGCGCCGGTTTCGCGTGTACGGCGCGGCTTACTACTACGGCACACCGTCACTGAATGCACTGATTGTGAGGAGCATCCACTTGTCTATTTCTGTATTTCGCAAAGCCTTGATGGCTGGAGCGGGCCTGACGCTGGCATGCAGCGTCCAAGCGGCGCCAACGGTGCATTTCTATAACTGGTCGGACTATATCGGGCCGACCACCCTCGCCGATTTCGAGAAAGAAACCGGGATCAAACCGGTGCAAGACGTCTTCGATTCCAACGAGACCCTGGAAGGCAAGCTGCTGGCCGGTCGCACCGGTTATGACGTGGTGGTGCCGTCCAACCATTTCCTCGGCAAGCAGATCAAGGCGGGCGCGTTCCAGA comes from the Pseudomonas urmiensis genome and includes:
- a CDS encoding glutamine synthetase family protein, producing MSVPPRAVQLNEANAFLKEHPEVLYVDLLIADMNGVVRGKRIERTSLHKVYEKGINLPASLFALDINGSTVESTGLGLDIGDADRICYPIPDTLSNEPWQKRPTAQLLMTMHEIEGEPFFADPREVLRQVVSKFDELGLTICAAFELEFYLIDQENVNGRPQPPRSPISGKRPQSTQVYLIDDLDEYADCLQDILEGAKEQGIPADAIVKESAPAQFEVNLHHVADPLKACDYAVLLKRLIKNIAYDHEMDTTFMAKPYPGQAGNGLHVHISVLDKDGNNIFTSEDPEQNAALRHAVGGVLETLPASMAFLCPNVNSYRRFGAQFYVPNAPSWGLDNRTVALRVPTGSPDAVRLEHRVAGADANPYLMMAAVLAGVHHGLTNKIEPGAPIEGNSYEQLEQSLPNNLRDALRELDDSEILNKYIDPKYIDIFVACKESELEEFEHSISDLEYNWYLHTV
- a CDS encoding glutamine synthetase family protein is translated as MSNNLDQLTDWLKEHKITEVECLISDLTGITRGKISPTNKFIAEKGMRLPESVLLQTVTGDYVDDDIYYELLDPADIDMICRPDENAVFLVPWAIEPTAQVIHDTYDKKGNPVELSPRNVLKKVLKLYADKGWQPIVAPEMEFYLTKRSEDPDFPLQPPVGRSGRPETGRQSFSIEAANEFDPLFEDVYDWCELQQLDLDTLIHEDGTAQMEINFRHGNALHLADQILVFKRTMREAALKHNVAATFMAKPMTGEPGSAMHLHQSVVDAHTGKNIFSNEDGSMSELFLNHIGGLQKFIPYVLPLFAPNVNSFRRFLPDTSAPVNVEWGEENRTVGLRVPDAGPQNRRVENRLPGADANPYLAIAASLLCGYIGMVEGINPSAPVQGRGYERRNLRLPLTLEDALERMENCQDLEKYLGKKFITGYVATKRAEHENFKRVISSWEREFLLFAV
- a CDS encoding aspartate aminotransferase family protein; its protein translation is MSVNNPQTRDWQTLSSEHHLAPFSDYKQLKEKGPRIITKAQGVHLWDSEGHKILDGMAGLWCVAVGYGREELVQAAEKQMRELPYYNLFFQTAHPPALELAKAITDVAPKGMTHVFFTGSGSEGNDTVLRMVRHYWALKGKPHKQTIIGRINGYHGSTVAGASLGGMSGMHEQGGLPIPGIVHIPQPYWFGEGGEMSPDDFGVWAAEQLEKKILEVGEDNVAAFIAEPIQGAGGVIIPPQTYWPKVKEILAKYDILFVADEVICGFGRTGEWFGSDYYDLKPDLMTIAKGLTSGYIPMGGVIVRDTVAKVLSEGGDFNHGFTYSGHPVAAAVGLENLRILRDEKIVEKAKTEAAPYLQKRLRELQDHPLVGEVRGLGLLGAIELVKDKATRSRYEGKGVGMICRNFCFENGLVMRAVGDTMIIAPPLVISHAEIDELVEKARKCLDLTLQAVK
- a CDS encoding polyamine ABC transporter substrate-binding protein, which produces MKKMGKTLLAAALMGAMATAVQAEDKVLNVYNWSDYIAPDTIAKFEKQSGIKVKYDVFDSNETLEAKLLAGKSGYDVVVPSNNFLAKQIKAGVYEELDRSKLPNWKNLDEDLLKAVGDASDPGNKYAFPYMWGSIGIGYNPEKVKAALGVDKIDSWDAVFKPENIAKLKSCGVSFLDAPTEMLPAALHYLGKPSNSMNKEDLKAAEDLFLSIRPSITYFHSSKYIGDLANGNICVAVGYSGDLEQSKARAHEAGDKVKLDYIIPKEGAGTFYDMVAIPKDAEHKEAAYKFMDFLLQPEVMAEITNAVRFPNGNKAATQFVDKDITSDPSIYPPADVKKQLYAIAAPEAAAQRLITRSWTKIKSGK